In Pseudomonadota bacterium, the sequence GTCTGCTCGTCTATGAACGTCTCCCTCAGGTCGACGATCCGAAGCCCCGCTTTTCTCATGAGGGAGTAGTAGTCTTCGAACCGATGGAGGTTCGATTCCGCCGACTTGAGCCTGTTGGCCCCCTTCCTGGCGTAGAGGCCGAACGGGTGGAAGTCGACCATCACCCCCTGGCCGCCGGGCTCCATCACCCGTCCCAGCTCGAGCACAGCGCGCGACATGTCGCCCTGGAGGGTCGATGCGAGCCTGCCCAGGACGTAGCCGAAGATCTCGGCAGGGAACGGGAGCCTCGCGGCCTTGCCCTGAACTATGAACCCGCGCGAAACGTCTCCCTGCGAATCCGAGACCGAGCCCCTGATGTCGAAGCTGATCGCGGTCTTTGCCCTCGCGCCCAGCAGCCGGGAGGCGTAGAAGATCGGGCCTTCGCCTACGTCCAGGGCCCCCTTGCCCTCGAGCGCCGGCAGGGCCTGTTCGATCGTCCTCTTTATGGAGGAGTCGATCAGCTCCTTCACCCTGTCGGGCTGAAGCAGGCTCTCGATGGACATGAGAGGCTGGACGCCGGCGCGCGTGCCGACGTGTGCGCCGGCCTTTTTGGCGCTGCCTATCAGGTGCTCCACCAGGCGGCCCAGGAGCTCCATGGCCCTTCTCAATGATTGATCGAATGACTCCGGCATCCCGCCATTTGTAGCGGAAACAGCCGTTTTCCACAAGGGATGACTGTGCCGGCAGCGGGCCTTTGAAATGCGGAGATTGACCAATGAATCCTGGCGTATAGAATGTCCTGCCCAAAGGAGAGACCATGAAGCTCAACGTGAGCAGGGCCGCACCGGAGAGATTCTCCGCCGACATAATATCGATAGGCCTCTTCGAGAGGGCGGACGGCGACGAGGGGGCAAGGCACGCCCTCATCAAGCACGTGGACGGGGGGACCGCCCTGGACAAGGCGCTGTCGGGGAGCATCTCGAGGCAGATCGCCCAGGAGAGGTTCAAGGGCGAGCGCGGGGCCCACCGCATGCTCTTCACCGCCGGCCAGATACCGGCGAAGTTCATACTCCTCGTGGGGATGGGCAAGCGAAAGGAGCTGACCCTGGAGGTTCTGAGGGAGTCCGGCGCCGCGATCGCCAAGGCGGCGAAGGTCGTGAAGGCCCAGTCGGCGGCGCTCGTCCTGGAGCGCGGCTCTGTGGACGATCTCCCGGCCTCCGATCGCGGGAGGGCCATAGTCGAGGGCGCGATTCTCGGCAGCTACGCCTTCGAACGCTACAAGACCGACGGAGAGGAGAGGCCCGCGCCGCTGGCCCAGCTCGACATCCTCTACCGGGGGGACGCGGCGCCCTTGAAGGCGGCGATGGAGAGGGGCAGGGTCGTGGCCGAGGCGCAGAACGCGGCGCGCGACCTCACCAACACCCCGGCGCAGGATGCGACGCCGGCCATCATAGCGAGATCGGCCAGGAGGGCGGCGCAGAAATACAGGCTGGGGTTCAAATCGCTCAGCATGGCAGCGATGGCAAGGGAGGGGATGGGCGCACTGATGGCGGTCGCCAGGGGTTCTGCGGAGCCGCCCGCATTCATCGTCCTGTCGTACAGACCGAAGGGGCGGCCGCACGGGAGGCTCGCCCTGGTGGGGAAGGGGGTCACCTTCGACTCCGGCGGCATCTCCATAAAGCCTGCGCGCGGCATGGAGACGATGAAGGGGGACATGGCAGGCGCTGCGAGCGTGATCGCGGCCATGCAGGCGATCGCGCAGCTCAAGCCCGCGGTCGAGGTCCACGCCTACATACCGGCCGCGGAGAACATGCCGGACGGCAAGGCGGTGAAGCCGGGCGACATCGTCACGGCGCGCAACGGAAAGACGATCGAGATAACCAACACCGACGCCGAGGGGAGGCTGATAGTCGCCGACGCCCTCTCCTACGCCGCCGACCGGAAGCCGGACGCGATCGTCGAGCTCTCGACGCTCACCGGCGGCGCCGCCTACTGCTGCGGCGAGCTCTTCTCGATCGCGGTCGGCACCGACCAGAAGCTGATCGACCGTGTGAGGCGCGCGTCCGAGGCC encodes:
- a CDS encoding leucyl aminopeptidase gives rise to the protein MKLNVSRAAPERFSADIISIGLFERADGDEGARHALIKHVDGGTALDKALSGSISRQIAQERFKGERGAHRMLFTAGQIPAKFILLVGMGKRKELTLEVLRESGAAIAKAAKVVKAQSAALVLERGSVDDLPASDRGRAIVEGAILGSYAFERYKTDGEERPAPLAQLDILYRGDAAPLKAAMERGRVVAEAQNAARDLTNTPAQDATPAIIARSARRAAQKYRLGFKSLSMAAMAREGMGALMAVARGSAEPPAFIVLSYRPKGRPHGRLALVGKGVTFDSGGISIKPARGMETMKGDMAGAASVIAAMQAIAQLKPAVEVHAYIPAAENMPDGKAVKPGDIVTARNGKTIEITNTDAEGRLIVADALSYAADRKPDAIVELSTLTGGAAYCCGELFSIAVGTDQKLIDRVRRASEATGERMWQLPMVDEYKKGYTSGIADLNNTGKSKAQTIMGGIFLKEFVGEVPFAHMDIAASAWADEDRPLWPRGATGVMVRTLVEFVSNFRKG